One Phycisphaerae bacterium genomic region harbors:
- the secG gene encoding preprotein translocase subunit SecG, with translation MWATLLAILFCIVCLLLMIIILLQRGRGGGLSGAFGGAGGQSAFGGKTGDVFTVATIIGTAVYLLMAVFLVRVYVPQKYESPTSGQPEIAVPATQEAPSDLPLE, from the coding sequence ATGTGGGCGACACTTCTGGCCATTCTATTCTGTATCGTCTGTCTTCTGCTGATGATTATCATCCTGCTTCAGCGGGGCAGGGGCGGCGGCCTCTCCGGAGCGTTCGGCGGAGCGGGCGGTCAGTCCGCCTTCGGCGGGAAGACCGGCGACGTTTTCACTGTCGCCACCATCATCGGCACCGCGGTTTATCTGCTGATGGCCGTCTTCCTGGTTCGCGTCTACGTGCCTCAGAAATACGAATCGCCGACCTCGGGCCAACCCGAGATCGCCGTCCCGGCCACCCAGGAGGCGCCCTCCGACCTGCCGCTCGAATAG
- a CDS encoding triose-phosphate isomerase has protein sequence MRRPFVAGNWKMNLNQAEAVKLVRELAEELKSNAVEVGVCPPFVYLTSVAVAIGDAEIRLGAQDVYFESNGAFTGEISCQMLQDVCCEYVILGHSERRHVIGETDQLIHRKLQAVINSGLKPILCVGETIEQRDAGRTEKVVQEQLAGGLGDLSAAQLGNLVIAYEPVWAIGTGRNATPDQAQDVHRFIRGWLTQKFGPQFAQSVRIQYGGSVKPSNAGELMAQTDIDGALVGGASLKAADFLGIIRATAQAKGL, from the coding sequence CTGAGGCCGTCAAGCTCGTTCGCGAACTGGCCGAAGAGCTGAAATCCAACGCGGTCGAGGTCGGCGTCTGTCCGCCTTTCGTCTATCTGACCTCGGTGGCGGTGGCCATCGGCGACGCGGAGATCCGCCTCGGGGCCCAGGATGTCTACTTCGAGTCCAATGGGGCCTTCACCGGCGAGATCTCGTGCCAGATGCTTCAGGACGTCTGCTGCGAATACGTCATCCTCGGCCACTCGGAGCGCCGCCACGTGATCGGCGAGACCGACCAGTTGATCCACAGAAAGCTGCAAGCCGTTATTAATTCGGGACTTAAGCCTATTCTATGCGTCGGCGAGACGATCGAGCAGCGCGACGCGGGCCGGACCGAGAAGGTCGTCCAGGAGCAGCTTGCCGGTGGGCTCGGCGACCTTTCCGCCGCCCAACTGGGCAACCTGGTGATCGCCTACGAGCCGGTCTGGGCCATCGGCACCGGCCGCAACGCCACGCCGGATCAGGCCCAGGACGTTCACCGCTTCATTCGCGGCTGGCTCACCCAGAAGTTCGGCCCCCAGTTTGCCCAGAGCGTCCGCATCCAGTACGGCGGCAGCGTCAAACCCTCCAACGCCGGTGAGCTGATGGCCCAAACGGACATCGACGGGGCCCTGGTGGGCGGGGCCAGCCTCAAGGCCGCCGACTTCCTGGGCATCATCCGGGCCACGGCGCAGGCCAAGGGACTTTGA